One Gossypium raimondii isolate GPD5lz chromosome 3, ASM2569854v1, whole genome shotgun sequence genomic window carries:
- the LOC105794713 gene encoding TORTIFOLIA1-like protein 4 produces the protein MSSKNRSPQSPQQQLHDLKQRVFTCLNKLADRDTLALASAELESIARNLTVDSISPFLNCLHNTDSSAKSPVRRQCVILLTLMSQSHGNVLSPHLSKMISTLARRLRDHDSAVRSACVEATTAMSSHITKPPFSVLSKPLIEMLVVEQDVNSQIGAAMCLSAAIEAAPDPETEQLKKVLPKLGKLVRSESFKAKAAVFGVIGSVASVGGAGSKGVLDWFVPCAVESLGSEDWGTRKAAAEALGKVAMAEKELAAEYKAACVTTLGNKRFDKVKIVRETMNRSLDLWKDVPGVCEEVSTTSQSDSSSIDNGSVGCFTSVTKSMNDVGFRTPQSKKVVPTSRSPPSDASAASTAKKETPLESNNSNSNTRRLDRSKSSDWKIEPVQPKSLFSEASGDYNIKRSVSFGKAHDEKVQKFGGLRSQSRVLPFHDEENLDVTDKNAALDVDENPKDIEDLCLIREQLAQIEDQQSNLLNLLQKFIGSSQSGINSLETRVNGLEMALDEISYDLAISSGRILNMDSTDNKCCKLPGAEFLSPKFWRKTESRFSTSRLPSSGRMLSLNAVHNLHDKDSGGEMYKPAYSRGYQRQGGSGFVMNPVGDAGSDIRDNPGFSKNTIQNAERFQVGNASASDGTSLVSCTAPTNLSSRF, from the exons ATGTCTTCCAAGAATCGGTCACCGCAAAGTCCTCAACAGCAACTGCACGATCTCAAACAACGCGTTTTCACTTGCCTCAACAAACTCGCCGACCGCGACACTCTCGCTCTCGCTTCCGCTGAGCTCGAGTCCATCGCTCGGAACCTGACTGTCGATTCCATCTCTCCCTTCCTCAACTGCCTTCACAATACCGACTCTTCCGCCAAGTCTCCCGTTCGGAGGCAATGCGTAATCCTTTTGACTTTGATGTCTCAGTCGCACGGTAACGTCTTATCTCCCCACCTTTCTAAGATGATTTCCACCCTTGCTCGCCGCCTCCGTGACCACGACTCTGCCGTCCGGTCCGCTTGTGTCGAGGCAACGACCGCTATGTCGTCTCACATCACGAAGCCTCCATTTTCTGTTTTGTCGAAGCCTTTGATCGAAATGCTCGTGGTGGAGCAAGACGTTAACTCGCAGATCGGTGCGGCGATGTGTTTGTCCGCGGCGATCGAGGCGGCGCCGGATCCCGAGACGGAGCAGCTTAAGAAGGTGTTGCCGAAGTTGGGGAAGCTAGTGAGGAGCGAGAGTTTCAAAGCGAAAGCGGCGGTGTTTGGAGTTATTGGAAGCGTCGCTAGTGTTGGCGGTGCCGGAAGTAAAGGAGTCCTGGATTGGTTTGTGCCATGCGCGGTGGAGTCTCTGGGTAGCGAAGACTGGGGAACGAGAAAGGCGGCGGCGGAGGCGTTAGGGAAGGTGGCTATGGCGGAGAAAGAACTGGCAGCTGAGTATAAAGCGGCGTGTGTGACCACTCTTGGCAATAAGAGGTTTGATAAG GTAAAGATTGTCCGAGAAACCATGAATCGTAGTTTGGATTTATGGAAGGATGTTCCTGGAGTTTGTGAGGAAGTCTCCACCACTTCTCAATCCGACTCATCTTCAATAG ATAATGGTAGCGTTGGATGCTTTACTTCAGTTACCAAAAGTATGAATGATGTTGGTTTTAGAACTCCCCAATCAAAAAAAGTAGTCCCCACGAGCAGGTCCCCTCCTTCTGATGCCTCGGCTGCGTCCACTGCCAAGAAAGAGACTCCCCTGGAAAGTAATAATAGCAACAGTAACACTCGTAGGCTGGACCGCTCAAAATCCTCTGATTGGAAGATTGAACCAGTTCAGCCAAAGTCTTTGTTTTCTGAGGCCTCTGGTGATTACAATATCAAAAGGAGTGTATCCTTTGGCAAGGCCCATGACGAAAAAGTGCAGAAATTTGGCGGTTTGAGGTCTCAGTCTCGGGTGCTTCCTTTTCATGACGAGGAGAATTTAGATGTTACTGATAAAAATGCTGCTCTAGATGTCGATGAGAATCCAAAAGACATCGAGGATCTGTGTTTGATCCGTGAACAACTTGCTCAGATTGAAGATCAGCAGTCCAATCTATTGAACCTCCTCCAG AAATTCATTGGGAGCTCCCAAAGTGGGATCAATTCTCTAGAGACACGTGTAAATGGCCTGGAGATGGCTCTGGATGAAATATCATATGACTTGGCCATTTCAAGTGGCAGGATTCTGAACATGGATTCTACAGATAACAAATGTTGCAAGCTGCCTGGTGCTGAATTTTTGAGTCCCAAGTTCTGGAGGAAAACTGAAAGTCGGTTTTCTACTTCAAGGTTACCTTCTTCGGGGCGCATGCTTTCGCTAAATGCAGTACATAACTTACATGATAAAGATTCTGGGGGTGAAATGTATAAGCCAGCATACAGCCGAGGATATCAGCGTCAAGGTGGAAGTGGATTTGTTATGAATCCAGTGGGTGATGCTGGCAGTGACATAAGAGATAATCCAGGGTTCTCAAAGAACACCATTCAAAATGCTGAGAGGTTCCAGGTAGGCAATGCTAGTGCTTCTGATGGGACTTCCCTGGTTAGTTGTACAGCTCCAACGAACCTTAGCAGCAG ATTTTGA